AGCCCGCCGGCGGCCCGTGGCGCGATCGTCATCGTGTAGGGCACCTGCGGCGACCCGGTGAGCACACCGCTCACGACGATCCGATCTCCCTGTGCCCGAACCGAATCGACTCGCTGAGTGGTCCACTCGCGACCGGTCGAGACCGTCGGCCAGAAGTAGCCGTGATGGTCGTCGTACTTCACCGTTGCCTTCGCCGCTGTGACGAAGGACTGGTTGATCGGGCTGGTCCAGACGACACGCTCGTTGCGCTGAAGCTGCAGCCGATCACCGAAGACGACGGCCTCGAGGTCCTGCACCCGCGCCCCGCCGACACCGGGGGCGAAGGTGAGCTTCGTCGGACGCACCACCTCGACGTCGTCGGCGGGAAAGGTCCGCGCCCAGGTGACCAGACCAGCGGCAGCGACGAGGGCCAGCACCACCAGGGAGACGAGCAGACGCCGAGGCCAGCGACGTCGGCGGGTTCGGCGGACGACTGCTGTGCTCACGCTGTGCAGCCTAAGGTGCGCACGCCGTCCGCCGCGATGACCGACCGGGTATCCCTCGTGACCGGAGCATCGTCCGGTATCGGCGAAGCCACTGCTCGTCGACGTCTACCTGGCGGGTCTGCGTCCGAGCTGAGTCGGCCCCGACATCGACGCCATCGAGGACATCACGGAATCGACTCATACCGGTTGCGATGCAGTTACGGCCGTAGCCACCCCGCGCCCCCCTTCGGATACTGGTCGCCATGACCCCGCCTGCGGCGAACAGGTTCGTTCGGCTTGCCCTCGCAAGCTCGGTGCTCTTGGCCGTCACCGGTTGCGGCGCCACGGGCGACGGTCCGTCGTGCACCGGTTTCGCCCTGTCGCTGATCTCGGATCAGGGCGGCGGAGCTGCCACCCCAGTGGCCGCCGCGCAGGCGTACGCCGCGAAGAACGGCCTGCCGAAGGACGGGTGGGCGACCGCCGAGACGTCGGACAGCGGTGTGCTGCTGAAGGCCGACGACTCCAGGTTGCATGTGCTGAAGCTGCGCGACGGCACCTGGACCGTCGACTCCGGGCAACGGTGCTGACGGCTAGCCTCCTGGAGTGAGCCAGTCCAAGCCCCGCGCCCGACGCCGCCCTGACGTCAACGATGTCGAACTCGTCGGCGGTGTCGAGAAGCGGGAGTTGTACCTCGTGGAGCACGACCCGTCGTGGGCGCGGGACTATTGCACCCACGAGGCGCGCATCCGTGCGGCGCTCGGCGACAACGCGGCGGCGGTCGAACACATCGGGTCGACGGCTGTGCCCGGCCTGGCCGCCAAGCCGATCATCGACATCCTCGTGACCGTGCCCGACATCACGGCCGAGGAGGACTACCTCGACCAACTGCTCACCGCGGGTTACGTGATGCGGGTGCGCGAACCCGGCCACCGGCTGGTGCGCACACCCGAGCGTGACGTGCACGTGCACATCCTTGAACCCGACGACCCCGCGGCCGACGATTACTTGCTGCTGCGCGACCAGTTGCGCGCCGACGACGCCGACCGCGACCTGTACGAACGCACCAAGCGCGAGTTGGTCGCGCAGGACTGGCCCGACATGAACGCATACTCGGATGCCAAGACCGCGGTGATCGAACAGATCAAAGACCTTGCTCGCTCACGCCGGATGCGAGATGCTTGAGTTGTGGACCAGGACGGCGAGCCGGCGTCGGGTGACGACGCAGACCCTGTGTCACCCGAGTCGGCCGAGTCCCGCGAGCCGGTAGTCGGGCGGGCGAAACCGCGCAGATCGGCGCGGGCCTGGGCATCCATCGTCCTGTGCGTGGTGAGCGCGGTGCTGCTTGCCGGCGGCACTCTCGCAGGCATCGCCAACCGACAACTCGTCGACGGTTCACGCTTTGCGGCCCACGTCGACGCCGTCCGGCAGGACGACGCCGTCGCGCGTCAGGTCGGAATCGCCATGACCAACAAGGTGATCGAGGCCAACCCCGATCTCGTGGCGGTGCGTCCGCTGATCGAAGCGGCGTCGGTGGCCGTGGTGCAGAGTCCGAGCGTGAGCCCGATGCTGACGGCGACGATCCGCGAGGTGCACGCGGCGTTCACCCAGCCCGGGTCAGGGACGGTCGTGCTGCGGCTCGCCGACATCGGCGCGGTGTTGTCGGGTGTGGTCGCGAAGATCTCGCCCGACACCGCAGCGTCGCTGCCGCCGAACCTCGATGTGACGCTCGCTCGGATCGGCGATCAGACAGCCGCGCACTCGACGATCGACCTGGCCCGCCGGGTTTCCTTGTTGTCGTGGCTGTTGCCGCTGCTGGCACTGCTGTGCGTCGTCGCGGCGGCCTGGGCGAGCGGGTGGGGCGAACGGTCGGTGCGCCTTGCCGGCCGTTCACTTCTCGGTGCGGGCTGCCTCGTCGCGCTCGTGGCAGGGGTGGGCACCGTCATCGGTTCGACCACCGGCACCAACACCCTCGACGGCGCGCTGCGGGCGGCGACGATCCACGAACTCGTCGGTCTCCTGTGGT
This genomic stretch from Calidifontibacter indicus harbors:
- a CDS encoding GrpB family protein produces the protein MSQSKPRARRRPDVNDVELVGGVEKRELYLVEHDPSWARDYCTHEARIRAALGDNAAAVEHIGSTAVPGLAAKPIIDILVTVPDITAEEDYLDQLLTAGYVMRVREPGHRLVRTPERDVHVHILEPDDPAADDYLLLRDQLRADDADRDLYERTKRELVAQDWPDMNAYSDAKTAVIEQIKDLARSRRMRDA